TTTACCGATAACCAACAACAATGGCAATACCAACGCCGAAGCCGCTATACCGAATTTAACCTTGTATATGATGCAGGCACCAAATTTGGCTTAGAAACCAACGGGCGTATCGAATCGATATTAATGAGCTTGCCACCCACTGCCAAATGGGTGTACGATTACCACGCAACCCCTGGCAGCGAAGAAGAAAAAACCCTTTCTCTGTTGAAAAAGGGTGTAAAGTGGGTGTAACTATTCGCCAACCTTTTGCTGGTCGGGCAGTTCATTAGGGCCGGGGATGTTAGCCTCTTGATTCCTGTCGGCAGTGCCTTCCTGGTATTGCAGTTGCTGCTCGTCCTTGTTTTCTTCGCTGTCTTTTGCCGGTGCCGCATTTTCCTCATCGCTTTGGCCATTTGGCACCGCTCCGGTAGCCTCGGTATAGTTTGATTGGCCCAATTGGTTAGGGTCTTTAAAGTTATTATACTCCGGGTGTTCCTCTAAAGGCTCTGTTCGCCTAAAATATTCATTACTATAACCCGCGTTTTGCGATGGGTTGTTTTTGTCATCGCCGGAAGGCGTTTTACTGTCTTTTCCAAAGTTTTGTCCGCCTGCACCTTTACTTTCCATGTTAGGCTCATCGCCGGTTTTTTCTTCGCTGCCAAATAGCATAACATGGCGCAGGTCCTTTTCTTCTAAATTATCGTCGTCATCTACACGGTAAGCCCTTGGCTTGTCGTTTTCAGCTTCATTATATTGTGCCATTTCTGTTAAAAATTGATATATGTAATAAAGTCTTATTTGTGGTTAATTGTTTTAATTAGGGGTTAATATTCAATTTTAATCTACCTGAAATCAGCCATTAACCATCAGCTAAAAAATTGTTAGTTTTGGCCTAACCAATTATTTACCATGAACAAAGTTGTTAGCGGGGCCGATGAGGCCATACGCGATATTGAAGACGGCATGACGCTGATGCTTGGCGGCTTCGGCATGTGCGGCCTGCCCGAAAAATGTATTTTAGCTTTAGTAAAAAAGGGTGTAAAAAACCTTACCTGCATATCAAATAATGCCGGGGTTGATGACTTTGGCATTGGCTTGTTGCTGCACCAGCACCAGGTTAAAAAAATGATATCATCATACGTAGGGGAGAACGCCGAATTTGAGCGGCAGCTACTAAGCGGCGAACTGGAGGTAGAACTGATCCCGCAAGGCACTTTAGCCACCCGATGTATGGCAGCAGGCTATGGTATGCCGGCCATATTTACCCCCGCAGGTATTGGTACCGAGGTAGCCATAGGCAAAGAGGTTCGGAATTTTAACGGCAAAGATTACCTGATGGAAATGGCGTTTGATGCCGATTTCGCTATTGTAAAAGCCTGGAAGGGCGATACAATGGGCAACCTCATTTACAGGTCGACCGCGCGCAATTTTAACCCTGTAATGGCTATGGCAGGCAAAGTTACCATTGCCGAAGTAGAAGAATTAGTCGAGCCCGGCGATCTGGATCCTGATAATATACACACACCCGGTATTTATGTGCATAGAATTTTCCAGGGAGAAAATTACGAGAAGCGCATTGAACAGCGTACTGTGCGGAAACGAAATTAACCACCACGTCATTGCGAGGTACGAAGCAATCTCTACGTATGCATATCCGATCTGCTTGTCGGGAGATTGCTTCGTGCCTCGCAATGACGCTTTATTATAAATAATGCTTCATTCAATACTATGCTTGACAAAGACGGAATAGCGAAGAGGATCGCCAAAGAGATAAAAGACGGCTACTATGTAAACCTGGGTATTGGTATACCTACTTTAGTAGCCAATTACATACCCGAAACCATGGATGTGGTACTGCAATCCGAAAATGGATTGCTGGGTATGGGGCCATTCCCATTTGAGGGCGAGGAAGACCCCGACACCATTAATGCCGGTAAGCAAACCATTACCAAACTGGCAGGCTCGGCGGTGTTTGACTCGGCCATGAGCTTTGGAATGATACGGGCCAAAAAGGTAAACCTGACCATATTGGGTGCCATGGAAGTATCAGAAGATGGCGATATTGCCAACTGGAAAATACCCGGCAAAATGGTAAAAGGTATGGGCGGCGCTATGGACCTGGTGGCCTCGGCAGAGAACATTATAGTGGCCATGCAGCACGTAAATAAAGCAGGTGAATCAAAGCTATTGCCCAAATGCAGCCTGCCTTTAACGGGCATTAAATGCGTTAAAAAAATAGTGACCGAATTGGCTGTAATAGATGTATTACCCAACGGCGAAGGCTTTAAACTGATAGAGCGTGCGCCGGGCGTAAGCGTAGAAGATATTATTAAAGCTACAGCCGGCAAGCTGATAGTACAAGGCGATATACCCGAAATGGTGATTTAAGGTAATCAATGGGCGTTGGCTATCTTATAGTATGTTAGTTGCCACCACATGGTAAACCCGGTGGCAACCCATTAAAATCGCTTTCACCTGTTACGATTAGGCACCAACCCGTCCGGGGTGGACGGCTGCGGACTTTAAAAAAACTTTTTTATTTGGAATTAAATTTTATATTAGTTGGTGAGGGGTGACGAAAATAAACGAAAAATTCCCGCAAGGGGAACAAAATAAACGAATAATTTATAGCCAAAAGTGCAAAGGAAAAGGCCTATACGCGCTGCAATGGCAATTTTTAATTTAAAAGCCCTGTTAAAAAAAATCCATCGCTAAAAATTAAAATTATTGTAGTGCGTTTTACCACATCGTAGCCCTTCAATTTTACAACTCTAAACATTTCTATCTATATTTACCACCATGAATCACCTGATAGCACCATCTGTTTTAGCTGCCGATTTTGCCAACCTGCAAAGGGATATTGAAATGGTAAATAAAAGCGAGGGCGACTGGTTCCATGTGGATATTATGGACGGTATGTTTGTGCCTAATATCTCCTTTGGTTTTCCTGTTGTAAAAGCTATTAAAAAGCATGCGCTTAAGCCTCTTGATGTGCACCTGATGATAGTGGACCCTGATCGCTATTTAAAGGATTTTAAGGATGCAGGTGCCGATAGTATTACCGTACATTACGAAGCCTGCCCGCATTTGCACCGCACTATACAGGCTATAAAACAACTGGGTTGCCGGGCATCAGTAGCCATTAACCCGCATACGCCCGTAGCTTTGCTAAAAGATATTATTGCTGATGTAGACATGATATTGGTGATGTCGGTTAACCCTGGTTTTGGCGCGCAAAAGTTCATCGAACATTCGTACATTAAACTAAGCGAGGTAAAAGCTTTAGCGGCTGATACCAACCCTAATCTGTTAATAGAGGTTGATGGGGGAGTAGACAGCACAAACGCGGCCAAACTGCTGGCAGCAGGCGCCAATGTATTGGTAGCGGGTAATTCGGTGTTTTCGGCGATTGATCCGCTTTCGGCCATTGCCCGGCTTAAACATTCGTGACCCTAATAATCATCGATTCAGATAATTATCACCTAAAAAATGCGCTATCTGTGTCAATAAGGCGTTTTCAGAAAAATGCAAATAAAGTCTATAAGCTTTGTCAAATTTATTAACTTCGGCACTTCAAAATACAAAGTTGGTAATCAAAGTCCAACATTAAATTTATTCATAATATGAAACATAATTTCGGTGCCGGTCCCGGCATCTTACCCCACGAAGTTTTAAAACAAGCTGCAGCAGCAGTGATCGATTTTAACGGAACAGGCCTTTCATTGCTGGAAATATCCCACCGATCGCCGGAATTTGAAGCAGTATTAGACGAAGCCGTTAAGCTGGTTAAAGAATTATTCAGTGTACCAGAAGGCTACTCTGTATTGTTTTTACAGGGCGGAGCAAGCACACAATTTGCTTTAGCCCCCTATAATTTACTACCCGATGGTGGTAAAGCCGCATACCTTGAAACAGGTGTATGGGCAAACAAAGCATTAAAAGAAGCTAAATTTTTTGGCGAGGTTGAGGTGGTTGCTACATCAAAAGAAAGCAACTTTACCTACATCCCTAAAGATTTTACCGTACCTGCAGATGCTGCTTATTTCCATATCACATCAAACAATACCATTTATGGTACACAGCTGCACCAGTTCCCTAAATCGCCGGTACCAGTGGTTTGCGATATGTCGTCAGATATATTCAGCCGCAAAGTAAACGTTGCCGATTTTGGCTTAATATACGCCGGCGCGCAAAAAAATATGGGCCCAGCGGGTGTTACTTTGGTAATTGTTAAAGATGACCTTTTAGGCAAAACAGGCCGTAAAATACCGGCTATGTTTAACTACCAGGTGCAAATAGAAGGTGGATCGATGTACAACACGCCGCCATGCTTTGCCATTTACGTATCTATGCTTACCCTAAACTGGCTAAAAGCAAAAGGTGGGGTAGAAGCTATCGAAAAAGAGAATGATGCCAAAGCTGCCGTGCTTTACGAGGAAATAGACCGTAACCCGTTATTTAAAGCGGTAGCAGCTGTTGAAGACCGCTCGCATATGAACGTTTGTTTTGTTGCCGAAAACCCTGAGCACGAAAAACCATTTTTAAAGCTTTGCGAAGAAAAGGGTATAGTAGGCTTAAAAGGCCACCGCAGCGTAGGCGGTTTCCGCGCATCAATATACAATGCATTGCCTATCACCAGCGTTTACGTGCTGATAGATGCCATGCAGGAATTTGCTGAAAAAAATAAATAAGTGTTATTAGAGGTTGGTGATTAGAGGTTAGGCTTACGTCTTGCCATAACTAATCTCCAATCTCTATCCTCTAAACTCTAAAGACAATGATCAAAATATTAGCTAATGATGGTATCGACCCGATAGGTAAGAAAATGCTGGAAGATGCCGGTTTTTTTGTAGAGACCCAAAACATCCCACAGGACGAATTACCAACCCGCTTACAGGAGTACGATGCCATTACTGTACGGAGCGCAACTAAAGTGCGTAAAGCCTTAATAGACGTATGCCCGGGCCTTAAATTAATTGGCCGTGGTGGTGTAGGTGTTGATAATATTGATGTGGATTATGCCAAAGAAAAAGGCATTGGTGTGTATAACACCCCGGCTTCATCATCATTATCAGTTGCCGAATTGGTTTTCGCGCATTTGTTTACGGGCGTACGCTTTTTACAGGATAGTAACCGCAAAATGCCGGTAGAAGGTGCTACAAAGTTTAACGACCTTAAAAAAGCCTATGCTAAAGGTATCGAATTGCGTGGTAAAACATTAGGTATTTTAGGCTTTGGCCGTATTGGCCGCGAAGTAGCAAAAATCGCCATTGGCGTAGGTATGGATGTAATAGCTTACGACTTATATCCGTTTAACCCTGAGGTAGAGATTGTTTTAGGCGGCGGTACAAAAGTAAACGTAACAGTAAAAACTACTACACTTGATGATGTTATCAAGCAAGCAGACTTTATTACCCTGCACACACCATTTATTGATAAACCTATTTTAGGTGCCGCAGAGTTGGCACAAACTAAAAAAGGAGTAGGGCTGGTAAATATATCACGTGGTGGATTGATAGGCGAAAGCGACCTGCTGGATGCCTTAAACAGCGGCCAGGTATCGTTCGCAGCACTGGATGTGTTCGATAACGAGCCAACCCCTCGACAGGATATATTAAGTCATCCAAAAATATCATTAACACCGCATATTGGTGCTGCTACTAACGAAGCGCAGGAGCGTATTGGTGTAGAGTTAGCGAACTTAATTATTCAGCATTTTACGAAGTAAAACACCCAAACATTTTTAGCCTGCCGAAGTTGTACGATTGTACTATGCTTCGGCAGGTTTTTGTTTTTTATGAAAAGGATATTTTTTGTACTTGTACCAATACTACTGTTATGCTCGTTCACCTTTAAAAAGAGCCTTAAAGGAGTGTGGGAGTACAGCGGTGGCGTTTATAACGGGAAACCAGAAGCCGCATCGCAGCAATATAAATTGCAGCGTATATACGACGAAGCACATTACGAGGCCGTTTTTATAGATTCGGATGCCAAGCCTGTAACCTACGAGCGGGGCGATTATGAATTGAAAAACGACACTTGTCTAGAAACCCAAACCTACAGCCTGCAACCCTCGCAGGTTACCGGTATAACCCTGCATAACTACTACCGGGTTAAAAATGATACACTTACATTTACGGGTATTTTACCTAACGGAACCAGAGTAAAAGAGTACTGGAAAAAGGTGAAATAGCCCGCTGATTGCAACAATAAAACCAGTATAGCGTTTTAAGGTAAAAAACGTTGAAAATGGGTGTAATGTTAGCAAAATTATAGGGGCAGAACCATATAAATTCTTAACTTCGCAGGTCGTATAAAAACATATTTTTTAAACGCATTTACGAGAAGATATTCCACTAAGAAAAACCAATGGCTGAAGGAACAGAAAACGAGTCACAGAACGAAGACAGAATTATTTCGATAAATATAGACGAGGAAATGAGAGCAGCTTACATTGATTATTCAATGTCTGTAATTGTTTCAAGGGCATTGCCCGATGTACGCGATGGTTTAAAACCAGTACACAGGCGCGTATTGTATGGCATGCTCGATTTAGGTTTAGCAAATAACAAACCCTATAAAAAATCGGCCCGTATAGTGGGCGAGGTGCTGGGTAAATATCACCCGCATGGCGATACATCAGTATATGACGCTATGGTGCGTATGGCACAGGATTGGAGCCTGCGCTATCCATTTGTTGAAGGACAGGGTAACTATGGGTCTATTGATGGTGACCAACCCGCGGCAATGCGTTACACCGAGGCAAGGCTGGAGAAGATAGCCGAGGAAATGCTGGCTGATATCAATAAGGATACTATTGATTTTCAGTTAAACTTTGATGATTCGTTACAGGAGCCAACCGTACTGCCTGCAAAATTCCCTAACCTTTTGGTTAATGGTGCAAGCGGTATTGCGGTAGGTATGGCCACCAATATGGCCCCGCATAACTTATCAGAGATTGTTGACGCTACTATAGCATTGATAGATAACCGCAGTATCGAGATATCAGAACTGATGACTTACGTTAAAGGTCCCGATTTCCCTACAGGCGGTATCATTTATGGTTACGAAGGCCCGCGCCAGGCGCTGGAAACCGGTCGTGGCCGTGTAGTAATACGCGCCCGTGCCGAAATTGAAACCTATAATAACGACCGTGAACGTATTATTGTAAGCGAAGTACCTTACCAGGTAAACAAAGCGCTGATGATAGAGCGTACTGCCGAGTTGGTTAACGAAAAGAAAATTGAAGGTATATCTGCCATTCGTGATGAAAGTAACCGCGAGGGTATACGTGTTGTTTACGAGATAAAACGCGACGCAAACGCAGCTATCGTACTAAATAACTTATACAAATACACCGCGCTGCAAACATCGTTCAGTGTAAATAATATTGCACTTGTACATGGTCGCCCAATGCTGCTTAACCTTAAGGACCTGATTCATCATTTTGTTGAGCACAGGCACGAGGTGGTTATCCGCCGCACTAAGTACGAGTTATCAGAAGCAGAAAAGCGCGCGCATATATTAGAAGGTTTACTGATCGCACTTGACCATATCGAGGAAGTGATAAGGTTGATACGAGCATCGTCTACACCAGATGAGGCCAGGGAAGGCTTAATGAGCCAGTTTGGCCTAAGCGATATTCAGGCACGTGCTATTTTAGATATGACCTTAAGGCGTTTAACAGGCCTGGAGCGTGATAAGATAAAAGACGAGTACACTGCATTAATGAAAACCATCGACTACTTAAAATCTATTTTGGCCGATGAAGGTTTGCGTATGCAAATAATCAAAGACGAATTAATAGAGATAAAGGAGAAATATGGTGATGAGCGCCGTACCGAAATGGTGCATTCATCAGCAGAAATGCAAACCGAAGACTTTATTGAGGATGAGGATGTGGTAATTACCATATCTCGCGAGGGTTACATTAAACGTACTTCGCTTACCGAGTACCGCAGACAGGGCAGGGGGGGTAAAGGATCTTTAGGCAGTAACAGCCGCGATGCCGACTTTATCGAGCACTTACTCATCGCATCAAACCACAATTATATGCTCTTCTTTACCGAAGCGGGGCAGTGTTTCTGGTTACGTGTATTTGAAATACCGGAAGGTACGCGTACTTCCAAAGGACGCGCTATCCAAAATATCATCAATATCCCTAAAGAGGAAAACATAAAGGCTTATATCAAGTTAAAATCGCTTAAGGATACTGAATACCTGGAGAACAATTTCATCATTATGTGTACCCGTAAAGGTGTTATCAAAAAGACATCTTTAGAGGCATATTCTCGCCCGCGGGCTAATGGTATCAATGCCATCAACATTAACGAAGGCGATTCGTTATTAGAAGCAACCTTAACAACCGGTACCAGCGAAATTGTGATGGCTTTACAATCAGGCCGTGCCATACGCTTTAACGAATCGACCGTTAGGCCAATGGGCCGCACAGCAACGGGTGTGCGCGGAATAAGTCTTGATAGCGATAACGATGAGGTTATTGGTATGATAAGTATTGATGATAAAGAAACTACTGTGTTAGTTGTTTCTGAAAAAGGCTACGGTAAACGTACTGATATTGACGACTACAGAGTTACTAACCGTGGTGGTAAAGGTGTTAAAACTTTAAATATTACTGAAAAAACCGGAAACCTTGTTGCTATAAAAGGTGTTACAGATAAGGAAGATCTGATGATCATCAATAAATCGGGTATAATTATACGCATGGCTATAAGCGAATTGCGTACAATGGGCCGCGCTACACAGGGTGTTAAGTTAATAACGCTTAAAGGTAACGATGAGATTGCTTCGGTTGCAAAAATTGAGCACGAGGACGAAGAAGAACTTGATGAAATTATAGTAGAAGAAGCGGAAGCTGATAAGGCGATTGCAGAAGCTACTGATGCTGATATAGAAGCCGGTGCCGATAAAAATGTAGGTATACATCCGGATACTGAAATAGACAAAGGTGACTCAGATGATGAGCCTGCTGATGACGACAAAACAGAATAATACATGCGAAAACGTAAGATCGGGTTATTGATTTTAGCGTTGTTTACTACATCCGTTGCTTTTTGCCAGTCAGAAGCATTAAAGGTTGTAGTAAACAACCTAGCATTTTATAAGCAAAAAGGCGACCTGCAATTTTTAGCGAAGGCCAAAAAATCTGCTGATAGCCTGGTGGTGAGCAAGTCAGACTCGGCCGATTTGGAAAAGAATGTTTATCGCATTATTATAAACTCCAGTATACTATATACCGACTCGTTAAACAAACTGCAGCAACCTGATAATTTTATCGACCAAACTACCCAGCTTTACGATAATTTTGCCCAGAAAGGTAAAATATATAAGTACCAGGCCGAAATGGATTACGCCAAACGTTGCCTGGCCAACGCTTACATACGCCGTGGGTTTGCCTTTAGTAAAAACAACGATTTTGCTAAAGCCGCTGCATCTTTTCAACAGGCGAAAAAGTATGCGCCCGATTTTAAAGCAGTTAATGCCTATATAGCGTATGCCAATAATAAATTGGGTAACCTGCAGGATGCTGCTAAGTATTACAATAATTTAATAAATACTGACAGTACCCGCACAGATTATATTGAAACCGCATCATCTATTTATAAGTCAATAGGTGATACGACCAAGGCTTTGCAGGTAATAAAACGTGCGCGTCGTATTTTGCCAAATGATAAGCAATTACTGCACGACGAGGCAAATATTTATAATAACAGAAGGGACTACAAAGCGTTAGAGCCATTAGTGATCCCGCTTTTAGATAAAAACCCCAACAATGCTGATATTA
This portion of the Inquilinus sp. KBS0705 genome encodes:
- a CDS encoding tetratricopeptide repeat protein translates to MRKRKIGLLILALFTTSVAFCQSEALKVVVNNLAFYKQKGDLQFLAKAKKSADSLVVSKSDSADLEKNVYRIIINSSILYTDSLNKLQQPDNFIDQTTQLYDNFAQKGKIYKYQAEMDYAKRCLANAYIRRGFAFSKNNDFAKAAASFQQAKKYAPDFKAVNAYIAYANNKLGNLQDAAKYYNNLINTDSTRTDYIETASSIYKSIGDTTKALQVIKRARRILPNDKQLLHDEANIYNNRRDYKALEPLVIPLLDKNPNNADITFIAANCYDHLNHYDKAESLYLRAIELNGTAYEPVFNLGVLYFKKSTFTNNDNKNITSAILWLEKASEMAPGDKNCLKLLQLAYTKTGDNELLERVNNKLEQ
- a CDS encoding CoA transferase subunit B, giving the protein MLDKDGIAKRIAKEIKDGYYVNLGIGIPTLVANYIPETMDVVLQSENGLLGMGPFPFEGEEDPDTINAGKQTITKLAGSAVFDSAMSFGMIRAKKVNLTILGAMEVSEDGDIANWKIPGKMVKGMGGAMDLVASAENIIVAMQHVNKAGESKLLPKCSLPLTGIKCVKKIVTELAVIDVLPNGEGFKLIERAPGVSVEDIIKATAGKLIVQGDIPEMVI
- a CDS encoding 3-phosphoglycerate dehydrogenase, producing MKILANDGIDPIGKKMLEDAGFFVETQNIPQDELPTRLQEYDAITVRSATKVRKALIDVCPGLKLIGRGGVGVDNIDVDYAKEKGIGVYNTPASSSLSVAELVFAHLFTGVRFLQDSNRKMPVEGATKFNDLKKAYAKGIELRGKTLGILGFGRIGREVAKIAIGVGMDVIAYDLYPFNPEVEIVLGGGTKVNVTVKTTTLDDVIKQADFITLHTPFIDKPILGAAELAQTKKGVGLVNISRGGLIGESDLLDALNSGQVSFAALDVFDNEPTPRQDILSHPKISLTPHIGAATNEAQERIGVELANLIIQHFTK
- the gyrA gene encoding DNA gyrase subunit A, which encodes MAEGTENESQNEDRIISINIDEEMRAAYIDYSMSVIVSRALPDVRDGLKPVHRRVLYGMLDLGLANNKPYKKSARIVGEVLGKYHPHGDTSVYDAMVRMAQDWSLRYPFVEGQGNYGSIDGDQPAAMRYTEARLEKIAEEMLADINKDTIDFQLNFDDSLQEPTVLPAKFPNLLVNGASGIAVGMATNMAPHNLSEIVDATIALIDNRSIEISELMTYVKGPDFPTGGIIYGYEGPRQALETGRGRVVIRARAEIETYNNDRERIIVSEVPYQVNKALMIERTAELVNEKKIEGISAIRDESNREGIRVVYEIKRDANAAIVLNNLYKYTALQTSFSVNNIALVHGRPMLLNLKDLIHHFVEHRHEVVIRRTKYELSEAEKRAHILEGLLIALDHIEEVIRLIRASSTPDEAREGLMSQFGLSDIQARAILDMTLRRLTGLERDKIKDEYTALMKTIDYLKSILADEGLRMQIIKDELIEIKEKYGDERRTEMVHSSAEMQTEDFIEDEDVVITISREGYIKRTSLTEYRRQGRGGKGSLGSNSRDADFIEHLLIASNHNYMLFFTEAGQCFWLRVFEIPEGTRTSKGRAIQNIINIPKEENIKAYIKLKSLKDTEYLENNFIIMCTRKGVIKKTSLEAYSRPRANGINAININEGDSLLEATLTTGTSEIVMALQSGRAIRFNESTVRPMGRTATGVRGISLDSDNDEVIGMISIDDKETTVLVVSEKGYGKRTDIDDYRVTNRGGKGVKTLNITEKTGNLVAIKGVTDKEDLMIINKSGIIIRMAISELRTMGRATQGVKLITLKGNDEIASVAKIEHEDEEELDEIIVEEAEADKAIAEATDADIEAGADKNVGIHPDTEIDKGDSDDEPADDDKTE
- the serC gene encoding 3-phosphoserine/phosphohydroxythreonine transaminase, producing the protein MKHNFGAGPGILPHEVLKQAAAAVIDFNGTGLSLLEISHRSPEFEAVLDEAVKLVKELFSVPEGYSVLFLQGGASTQFALAPYNLLPDGGKAAYLETGVWANKALKEAKFFGEVEVVATSKESNFTYIPKDFTVPADAAYFHITSNNTIYGTQLHQFPKSPVPVVCDMSSDIFSRKVNVADFGLIYAGAQKNMGPAGVTLVIVKDDLLGKTGRKIPAMFNYQVQIEGGSMYNTPPCFAIYVSMLTLNWLKAKGGVEAIEKENDAKAAVLYEEIDRNPLFKAVAAVEDRSHMNVCFVAENPEHEKPFLKLCEEKGIVGLKGHRSVGGFRASIYNALPITSVYVLIDAMQEFAEKNK
- a CDS encoding CoA transferase subunit A, encoding MNKVVSGADEAIRDIEDGMTLMLGGFGMCGLPEKCILALVKKGVKNLTCISNNAGVDDFGIGLLLHQHQVKKMISSYVGENAEFERQLLSGELEVELIPQGTLATRCMAAGYGMPAIFTPAGIGTEVAIGKEVRNFNGKDYLMEMAFDADFAIVKAWKGDTMGNLIYRSTARNFNPVMAMAGKVTIAEVEELVEPGDLDPDNIHTPGIYVHRIFQGENYEKRIEQRTVRKRN
- a CDS encoding ribulose-phosphate 3-epimerase, producing the protein MNHLIAPSVLAADFANLQRDIEMVNKSEGDWFHVDIMDGMFVPNISFGFPVVKAIKKHALKPLDVHLMIVDPDRYLKDFKDAGADSITVHYEACPHLHRTIQAIKQLGCRASVAINPHTPVALLKDIIADVDMILVMSVNPGFGAQKFIEHSYIKLSEVKALAADTNPNLLIEVDGGVDSTNAAKLLAAGANVLVAGNSVFSAIDPLSAIARLKHS